Proteins co-encoded in one Actinomadura luteofluorescens genomic window:
- a CDS encoding ABC transporter permease yields MVTTAAGASAASRGLARRVAGSPWTGYLARRLGGVAAVLAFLVVVTFMIVRWVPGDPARQIVGLTAGEEEVRQVRERLGLTEPLWRQFGSYLGGLAHGDLGASFTTGQPVSSMLAQRLPLTIALATSALVVVLAVAIPLGTAVGVAQQRGRARAATSSFGVGASVLGAMPEYVAGTLLVFVFALTLRWLPVQGGAGFTSMILPALSIAIAPAAVLTRLVRNETATVLSQDYITMAMSKRLSNTRLLLRHVVPNVVTSTLTLGGLILVALLGGTVVAENVFNMPGIGSEIVRAIVKRDYPEVQGIILVLGLVAVLINLIVDVALGLLDPRVLTRRRS; encoded by the coding sequence ATGGTGACGACCGCCGCAGGCGCGTCGGCGGCGAGCCGCGGGCTCGCCCGGCGGGTGGCCGGTTCCCCGTGGACCGGCTACCTCGCCCGGCGCCTCGGCGGCGTCGCCGCCGTGCTCGCCTTCCTCGTCGTCGTGACCTTCATGATCGTGCGCTGGGTGCCGGGCGATCCGGCCCGGCAGATCGTCGGGCTGACCGCCGGCGAGGAGGAGGTGCGGCAGGTCCGCGAGCGGCTCGGGCTGACCGAGCCCCTGTGGCGGCAGTTCGGCTCCTACCTCGGCGGACTGGCGCACGGCGACCTCGGCGCCTCCTTCACCACCGGCCAGCCGGTGTCGTCGATGCTCGCCCAGCGGCTGCCGCTCACGATCGCGCTGGCGACGAGCGCGCTGGTCGTCGTGCTGGCCGTGGCGATACCGCTCGGCACCGCGGTCGGGGTCGCGCAGCAGCGCGGACGCGCCCGCGCCGCGACGTCGTCGTTCGGCGTCGGCGCCTCGGTCCTCGGCGCCATGCCGGAGTACGTCGCCGGGACCCTGCTCGTCTTCGTGTTCGCGCTGACCCTGCGCTGGCTGCCCGTGCAGGGCGGCGCGGGGTTCACCTCGATGATCCTGCCCGCGCTGTCCATCGCCATCGCGCCGGCGGCGGTGCTCACCCGCCTGGTGCGCAACGAGACCGCGACGGTGCTGTCCCAGGACTACATCACGATGGCGATGAGCAAGCGGCTGTCGAACACGCGCCTGCTCCTGCGGCACGTGGTCCCCAACGTCGTGACCAGCACGCTGACGCTCGGCGGCCTCATCCTCGTCGCGCTGCTCGGTGGGACGGTCGTCGCCGAGAACGTCTTCAACATGCCCGGCATCGGCTCGGAGATCGTCCGGGCGATCGTCAAGCGCGACTACCCGGAGGTCCAGGGGATCATCCTCGTCCTCGGGCTGGTCGCCGTCCTGATCAACCTGATCGTCGACGTCGCGCTGGGCCTGCTCGATCCGCGAGTGCTGACGAGGAGACGCTCATGA